In Marasmius oreades isolate 03SP1 chromosome 3, whole genome shotgun sequence, a single window of DNA contains:
- a CDS encoding uncharacterized protein (CAZy:AA7), with the protein MHRSTQNALMVLVVKTVLVVAFLPFVVSLSSSRCRLLPTDDIWPATREWDSFNHSIDGRLIKTVPIGSPCHDHNFDQAKCDVVRDSWSSPELHEAHPSSIMFPLFLNNTCSPFTPRGFPCPVGTYVQYAVNVSSPEHVIKAVRFVKEHNIRFVVKNTGHDYMGRSTGTGAVSVWMHNLQNITWLPNFKSSTYSGPAVKSYAGVRGVDLAAFVNKRGHTVVSGECPTVGFTGGYIQGAGHSALTNLYGLAADQALEFEVITTQGQHLIASATQNQDLFWALSGGGGGTYGVVWSVTVKAHPDTSVSAGFLNFTSTGITPDVYWQAINAYQALIPGLSDSGLFVMANYSTTLFNLSPIFAPNKSVSEVTTLFQPLVDSLQNLGINYTSTIDLYPNYLEAYKAMDAWKEENLPVANIVQGGRLIPRALWNDNSTFSAWKDVVRNLTERSDSDWSHEMILRPTLQISGHPENAVLPAWREAQTMFLPTTVFDVATPFEKIAEDQAKITTQLTPLLKTVTPGSGSYLNEADPNDPDFKEAFYGANYDKLLAIKDKWDPDQILYGSIAVGGDRWQQEDDGRLCRT; encoded by the exons ATGCATCGAAGCACACAGAACGCCCTCATGGTCCTCGTCGTTAAAACTGTTCTCGTGGTCGCCTTTCTACCGTTTGTTGTGTCGTTGTCTTCAAGTAGATGTCGTCTCTTACCCACAGATGACATTTGGCCAGCAACGAGAGAATGGGACTCTTTCAATCATTCTATCGACGGTCGTCTTATCAAGACAGTCCCGATTGGCTCACCTTGCCATGACCATAACTTTGACCAGGCGAAATGCGACGTGGTTCGGGATAGTTGGTCTAGCCCAGAGCTCCA TGAAGCACATCCTTCCTCGATTATGTTTCCACTGTTTTTGAACAACACCTGTAGTCCCTTTACTCCCCGGGGATTTCCATGTCCAGTCGGTACATACGTTCAATACGCAGTCAACGTCTCCTCGCCCGAACATGTCATAAAGGCTGTCCGGTTCGTTAAAGAACACAATATCCGTTTCGTGGTCAAGAACACAGGACACGA CTACATGGGAAGATCCACCGGGACAGGTGCAGTGTCCGTGTGGATGCACAACCTTCAGAACATCACATGGCTTCCcaatttcaagtcctctacCTATTCTGGACCCGCTGTCAAGTCATACGCAGGAGTTCGTGGCGTTGATCTAGCAGCGTTTGTGAACAAGAGGGGTCATACTGTCGTGAGCGGTGAATGTCCT ACCGTTGGCTTTACAGGAGGATATATACAAGGAGCCGGTCACTCCGCCCTCACCAATCTTTATGGCCTGGCTGCCGATCAAGCACTCGAATTCGAGGTGATTACAACGCAAGGCCAGCACCTCATTGCCTCGGCGACTCAGAATCAAGACCTTTTCTGGGCTTTGAGCGGCGGG GGAGGAGGGACCTATGGCGTCGTATGGTCTGTCACAGTGAAAGCTCATCCAGATACGTCTGTTTCCGCCGGTTTCCTCAATTTCACGTCGACTGGCATAACCCCCGACGTGTACTGGCAAGCCATTAACGCATATCAAGCTCTCATTCCAGGTCTTTCAGACTCTGGGCTCTTCGTGATGGCCAATTACTCGACTACGCTTTTCAACCTCAGTCCTATCTTCGCTCCCAACAAGAGTGTCAGTGAGGTCACGACACTTTTTCAGCCTCTTGTGGATTCTCTGCAAAACTTGGGCATCAACTATACTTCTACCATTGATTTGTATCCCAACTACCTCGAGGCATACAAAGCTATGGACgcttggaaagaagaaaatcTTCCCGTTGCCAACATTGTACAAGGTGGCCGATTGATACCTAGAGCCCTTTGGAATGACAACAGCACGTTCAGTGCCTGGAAGGATGTTGTTCGCAACCTCACCGAGCGTTCTGACAGTGATTGGTCTCACGAGATGATCTTGAGGCCAACCTTGCAGATCTCCGGTCATCCAGAAAATGCTGTCCTTCCTGCATGGAGAGAAGCACAAACCATGTTTTTGCCGACCAC GGTTTTCGATGTCGCTACACCTTTCGAGAAAATAGCTGAGGACCAAGCAAAGATTACTACTCAGCTTACGCCACTCCTGAAAACGGTCACACCTGGCTCGGGGTCATACCTGAATGAG GCCGACCCCAACGATCCCGATTTCAAGGAGGCGTTTTACGGCGCAAACTACGACAAGTTACTCGCTATCAAGGACAAGTGGGATCCTGATCAAATCCTTTACGGTTCAATTGCTGTTGGAGGAGATAGATGGCAACAGGAAGACGACGGAAGGCTTTGTAGAACGTGA
- a CDS encoding uncharacterized protein (CAZy:AA3), translated as MRFFPEQYPEVQLDNTRPEYDYIIVGGGTAGCVLANRLSHNPQNRVLLVERGPLSDSWSSRVPLLSSDFASNGSRTRKVLSTPQAAIEGKLFGIYTGSALGGSSRINQMIYARGLPAEYDAWREAGNPGWGWEDMKPYFIRPEKALYDTNPSEHGHDGEWCNRAESELAFPGFRQVINAAEELGFPYIEDINASDVNGAVGCGSLHFTRDQGQRRNSTYHAFLPAPLCRQRKNLHIVTNATVSSLMINGNRCEGVNITSKDVKKAITATGEVILSAGPFGSPHILLLSGIGPKEHLKDHNILVNKDLPGVGAHLQDHFGVSVGFEVPMRHSLVCLQRRPWIFIIELIRYLIWGTGLLLVPVLQTAIFASTSHLDSRGAPIKTKLPERDTLPDVEIMPMAYDSTDNPETGRGMFSMLNVLLHPKSKGTVRLSSNNPEDPLIIDLRYLTHPDDFIPLRASVRLSFRLRDQLIAQGYPLKDWDGIKRDEPEDDVAIDKLILRRNRTTYHYSSTCRMAPEGGDEDGGVVNHELLVHGFENLRVADSSIFPWVLGTHLQAPVVAVAEKCADMVLRKRKDI; from the exons ATGCGTTTTTTCCCGGAGCAATATCCTGAAGTTCAGCTTGACAACACACGACCAGAATATGACTATATCATCGTCG GAGGTGGTACCGCAGGTTGCGTACTTGCCAACAGGCTGAGCCATAATCCTCAAAACCGCGTCCTTCTCGTGGAACGCGGACCTCTCTCTGATTCATGGTCTTCGCGTGTCCCACTTTTATCGTCTGATTTCGCTTCAAACGGTTCTCGTACGCGTAAGGTCTTGAGCACTCCACAAGCTGCTATTGAGGGGAAGTTGTTCGGAATCTACACTGGCTCTGCTCTTGGAGGTTCCTCGAGGATAAACCAGATGATTTACGCGCGTGGATTACCAGCAGAGTACGATGCTTGGAGGGAAGCTGGTAATCCAGGATGGGGATGGGAGGATATGAAACCTTACTTCATCAGACCGGAGAAGGCGTTATACGATACTAATCCATCTGAACATGGCCATGATG GTGAATGGTGCAACCGTGCTGAATCTGAACTCGCGTTCCCTGGTTTCCGTCA GGTCATAAACGCAGCGGAGGAGCTAGGGTTCCCTTACATCGAAGATATCAACGCGTCCGATGTGAATGGTGCTGTCGGTTGCGGTAGCCTGCATTTCACGCGAGACCAGGGTCAACGTCGAAACTCAACCTATCATGCGTTTTTACCAGCACCATTGTGTCGTCAACGCAAGAATCTTCATATAGTCACAAACGCTACCGTCAGTTCATTGATGATCAACGGGAATCGATGCGAAGGCGTAAACATCACCAGTAAAGATGTGAAGAAGGCTATCACAGCGACGGGGGAGGTTATACTATCCGCAGGGCCTTTTGGCTCGCCACATATTCTTTTGTTGAG TGGCATAGGACCCAAGGAGCATCTCAAAGATCACAACATTCTCGTGAATAAAGATCTGCCTGGAGTTGGAGCCCATTTG CAAGATCATTTCGGGGTTTCTGTCGGGTTTGAGGTGCCAATGCGCCACTCTTTGGTCTGCCTCCAAAGGCGACCGTGGATATTCATCATAGAGCTCATTCGGTATCTGATCTGGGGAACGGGACTTCTCCTGGTTCCTGTCCTTCAGACAGCGATCTTTGCTTCGACATCCCATCTAGATAGTAGAGGGGCACCGATAAAAACCAAGCTACCCGAGAGAGATACTCTCCCAGATGTGGAGATCATGCCG ATGGCGTACGATAGTACAGACAATCCTGAAACAGGAAGAGGCATGTTCAGCATGCTTAACGTGTTACTCCACCCGAAGAGTAAGGGAACTGTCCGGTTATCGTCCAACAACCCCGAAGATCCTCTCATTATCGATCTACGTTACCTCACGCACCCAGATGATTTCATCCCTCTCCGCGCATCGGTTCGGTTGAGCTTTCGACTTCGAGACCAGCTGATTGCACAGGGTTATCCTCTAAAGGACTGGGATGGAATCAAACGGGATGAGCCTGAGGACGATGTGGCGATTGATAAACTCATTTTGAGGAGAAATCGAACGACGTATCATTACAGCTCGACTTGTCGGATGGCTCCTGAAGGGGGCGATGAAGATGGTGGGGTGGTAAACCATGAGTTGTTGGTGCATGGATTTGAGAATTTGAGGGTGGCAGATTCGTCTATCTTTCCGTGGGTTTTGGGGACCCATTTGCAAGCTCCGGTAGTTGCGGTGGCTGAGAAATGTGCTGATATGGttttgaggaaaaggaaagataTCTAA